From Microtus pennsylvanicus isolate mMicPen1 chromosome 10, mMicPen1.hap1, whole genome shotgun sequence, one genomic window encodes:
- the Rgs1 gene encoding regulator of G-protein signaling 1 — translation MRAAAISMPRLDKLPGMFFSANPKDLKEPNHSLLDDKTQKKKPKTFGMDVKAYLRSMIPHLDSGMKSSKSKDILSAEEVMQWSQSLEKLLANQTGQSVFGNFLKSEFSEENIEFWLACEDYKKTESDLLSSKAEDIYKAFVRSDAVKQINIDFRTRESTAKKIKSPTPTSFDEAQKVIYTLMEKDSYPRFLKSNIYLNLLNDLQASSLK, via the exons ATGAGAGCTGCTGCCATCTCCATGCCAAGGCTGGACAAGCTGCCAGGAATGTTCTTCTCCGCTAACCCAAAGGATCTGAAAGAACCTAACCATTCACTTCTAGATGacaagacacaaaagaagaagCCAAAGACTTT TGGAATGGATGTGAAAGCGTACTTGAGATCTATGATCCCACATCTGGACTCGGGAATGAAATCATCAAAGTCCAAAGACAT ACTTTCTGCTGAGGAAGTAATGCAGTGGTCTCAGTCTCTGGAAAAACTTCTTGCCAACCAGA CTGGTCAGAGCGTCTTTGGAAATTTTCTAAAGTCTGAATTCAGTGAAGAGAATATTGAATTCTGGTTGGCTTGCGAAGACTATAAGAAAACAGAGTCTGATCTTTTGAGCAGCAAAGCAGAGGATATATACAAAGCATTTGTGCGCTCAGACGCTGTGAAACAA ATCAATATTGACTTTCGTACTCGAGAATCCACAGCCAAGAAGATTAAATCACCAACCCCCACATCTTTTGATGAAGCACAAAAAGTCATATACACACTTATGGAAAAGGACTCTTATCCCAGGTTCCTGAAatcaaatatttacttaaatCTTCTAAATGACCTGCAGGCTAGTAGCTTAAAGTGA